GTCACATTGTCGTCACCGCCACCGTGGCGGGCAAACCCATACCCGACCGCGCTTGCGTATGGATCTCTGACGGACAGACTGTTCACACCGACTCCACTCTGCCGTATCGCCGTGTGACCGGCATTGGGACCTACGTATGTGCCGAGATCACCGGGGACGGCGGCACGACCTATACCAATCCCTTCGGCTTCGTACGTCGTGAACCCTGATCGGTTGTGGGACGCCTGTGGTTTTCGACTCACCACGGGTCCACCGCGAAGCAGCGACAGACCCTCCAAGCTCGCTGGGGCTGACGGAGGCACGTTGGAGTGGTGCTGGACGCCGTCAACACCGGCTACAACCGAGAAATATTGGACATCGTGCTTCGGCGGCCGAGGGAGGTTTCGTGCCGGATGCGGCATTGTGCGCATTCGATGTGCCGAAAAGCCGCCCGGCGCCGTGGATGGTCTTTCGACTCATGGAGACGCTACACGTGCGAGCCCGCTGTTGAACTGGCCGAGAAACTGATCGCGATGGCGCCTGGCGGTCTGGGCAAGGTTCTGTTCGCCACGGGGGGATCCGATGCAATCGAGATTGCACTGGCCTACGCCCGTGCCGCAACAGGACGGTTCAAGACGATCTCCTTCTGGGACGCCTTTCACGATGCGGGGTATGAAAACGGGCCTTGGTGGCAAAGAGCACCTCATTGCGCTGGACTTCTCGGCCGATTATCAACCGCGTGAGGCTGTGAGGGAGGCTCTCGATGCCGGTCGGACGGTGGCCTGTTTCAACGGCATGCTCTGCGCCCACCGGTCGGTGTTGGAGTTGCTGATGGCAAGCCTGGTCGATGTCTCGATGAAAGAGATGGGGGACGACAACGACCCTCTACGCCAAGTCTGTGGTACAGCCTGGAATCGACGTTCGCCTGAGCAACTTCGCCACGTACACATGTGGCCGTGGCCGCGTGCTGCCATGTCATACCTGATCCCATGACCATAGGGATTATCGGCAGGAAAGCCCCTGGCAATCAAACTGCCTTTGGACCGCGTCGCCCCTCTATGCGGACGAAGTCGATGTATCAGCGGCCTGGGAAATCACCTGGGTTGGACCCATTGGTATGGGAATTGCACGTGCATGTCTCGCGGCAGGGAGGCTGCCGGGTGGCTCGCTCCGGACACAGCCATGCAGGGTTTGAGTGGCAGGTTCGGGCTGTATGACAGGGGGCCTGCCGCATTCTGTGCCACCCCTGAGGTCTGGAGCTTTGCTCACCGGCCCCGAGGTACAGCTACACGAATGTAGGTATGTGGAACTGGTTCTACGGAATTGTATGACATCGATTGAGAAGAGGCAGAAAGCACAAATCGCACAACTGGAGCGCCTGTATACCGTCGCACAGTCTTTGAGCGTACACTTCGGTCAGGGAGAACTCCTTCGGAAGGTGCTGACCGGCATCGAGCGCGAGTTCGGGCTGCGGCGGTGCACCGTTATGCTACTGTCGCCCAGTGGGGCGGAGCTGGTCTTTGAAGCGTCGGGTGATACGACACCGGTGGTGGGCGAGAGCATCTCCTATCATCGGGGCGAGGGGGTCACGGGGCGAGTGCTCGCCACCGGCCAGCCGGCCATCGTACGCCGGATCGCCGAGGAACCGGAATTTCGCGGACGCATCCACAGACGCTGCCAGGAGGAACACCACACAGCAGGCTTCATCTGTGTGCCGATTGTCGCCGGGACGGCAGTCGTCGGGACGCTGGCGGCCGACGTACCCCACGGCGCGGCGCTGGGCATTGAGGATGCCAGGTCCATTCTTGGCATCGTCTCGTGCATGATCTCGCACGACGTGCAGTTGCGTCGCGAGGCCCGGCTGCGATACCAGCAACTCAAGGAGGAGAACCTGCGACTCCGTGGCGAGTTGGAGGGGATCGAGCGGCCGGGGAACCTCATGGGCAACTCGCGTGGCATGCGTGAAGTCTTCCGGAGGATTCATCAGGTCGCCCAGACCGATACGACCGTTACAGGTGAAGCTCCTCCGCGTGCTGCAGGAACGGGAGTTTCAGCGCGTCGGCAGCAATCGGACGATTCCGGCCGATATCCGCATTCTCGCGGCAACCAACCGCGATCTGGAGGCGGCCATGGCGGACGGCCAGTTCCGACAGGATCTGTTCTACCGAATCAATGTCTTCGCCATTCACGTTCCGCCGCTGCGTGAGCGCCGGGACGATATTATGCCCTTGGCGGACCACTTCGTGGCGAGGTACGCCCAGAAGCTGGCCAAGGAGATCCGCCGGATCACTACCAGTGCCATCAACATGATGTACGCCTATCATTGGCCGGGCAATGTCCGCGAGTTGGAGAACTGCATCGAGCACGCCGTGCTGATGAGCCGCGACCAGGTGAT
The sequence above is drawn from the Anaerobaca lacustris genome and encodes:
- a CDS encoding sigma 54-interacting transcriptional regulator; protein product: MKLLRVLQEREFQRVGSNRTIPADIRILAATNRDLEAAMADGQFRQDLFYRINVFAIHVPPLRERRDDIMPLADHFVARYAQKLAKEIRRITTSAINMMYAYHWPGNVRELENCIEHAVLMSRDQVIHAYDLPPTLQMPDTMDTNSSQTLRSRVNLLERDMIVDALKRSQGSVSHAAAELGITDRMIRYKIKKLGIDYRRLFPKRVLRARTKKNR